In Brevibacillus brevis NBRC 100599, a single genomic region encodes these proteins:
- a CDS encoding 4Fe-4S dicluster domain-containing protein has protein sequence MGKQVLYIEMDNCIGCRSCLAACTQCGGHDSRNRNYVLDVDPFISRQTIPLMCFHCVNPACARSCPAQAIQIADNGAVLSALVEKCIGCQNCTIACPYGIPKFDEEQNLMYKCDLCYDRTKEGIPPMCASVCPTNTLQWIEEAELEEKRAQIPLANGKWTASHDPDVLEGETNVKISLPGILQGKQKLF, from the coding sequence ATGGGTAAACAAGTCTTATACATCGAAATGGATAATTGCATAGGTTGTCGAAGCTGCTTGGCGGCGTGTACACAGTGTGGAGGTCACGACAGCCGAAACCGAAACTACGTACTGGATGTCGACCCGTTTATCAGCAGACAAACGATTCCCCTCATGTGCTTTCATTGTGTCAATCCTGCTTGCGCCCGCAGCTGTCCTGCTCAGGCGATTCAAATCGCAGATAATGGGGCCGTATTGTCAGCTTTGGTAGAGAAATGCATCGGTTGCCAAAATTGTACGATTGCCTGCCCCTATGGGATTCCTAAATTTGATGAAGAGCAGAATCTCATGTACAAGTGCGATCTATGCTACGACCGTACGAAAGAGGGAATCCCGCCGATGTGCGCTTCGGTTTGCCCGACAAACACCTTGCAGTGGATTGAGGAAGCAGAGCTGGAAGAAAAACGGGCACAGATTCCTTTGGCCAATGGCAAATGGACTGCCAGCCACGACCCGGATGTGCTGGAAGGCGAAACCAATGTGAAAATTAGCCTGCCTGGCATTCTGCAGGGCAAACAGAAGCTATTCTAG
- a CDS encoding glycoside hydrolase family 3 protein — MQAEHMTVEQKVGQLLMIGYPTLDIPEEMEVWIKQKQIGSVILFSRNIGTPEETYQRVQKLQSWAYESWHPYPLLVGTDQENGVVSRLQKGATRFPGAMALGATGNLDQAKRIYEATGEELRAAGISVNFAPTVDVNNNPDNPVIGVRSFGEAPEQVARFGEAAIQGLLASGVIPAIKHFPGHGDTSIDSHEAVPVLGHDRTRLDQVELIPFQRSIAAGVPMVMVGHISLPSMDESGSPATYSKEIVTGILRESLGFDGVAITDCMEMAAIAGTIGVAEAAVRSVQAGIDLVLVSHTHEVQQKTYDRLVAAIHSGELSEERVNEAVNRVLQLKKRFLSWEQCLRAKGPSFDRVQHADMAKSALAQAITLVKNQHQLLPLQRSTQPLGVIFLGLANLTLAEDGQAASGDLVEPLRKYREVEYYMMSTLNPTEDEGEMAAHVMSATEQIVVFTYNAHIFKGQSLLVNRLIQQGKKVVAVALRNPYDLLVMPEVDAYLAVYDHTYQAIELVANILFGERKAAGHLPVSLFPSEKKQHGVG; from the coding sequence ATGCAAGCCGAACATATGACGGTGGAACAGAAGGTTGGGCAACTGCTGATGATCGGTTACCCTACGCTGGATATTCCCGAAGAAATGGAAGTGTGGATCAAACAAAAACAGATTGGCAGCGTGATTCTTTTTAGCCGCAATATCGGGACACCGGAGGAGACTTATCAACGTGTACAGAAGCTCCAGAGCTGGGCGTATGAGTCTTGGCATCCCTATCCGCTGTTGGTCGGGACTGATCAGGAAAATGGCGTGGTTTCCCGTCTGCAAAAAGGGGCGACGCGCTTCCCAGGAGCGATGGCTTTGGGGGCAACAGGCAATCTCGATCAAGCCAAGCGCATCTACGAGGCAACAGGTGAGGAGCTACGTGCAGCAGGGATTTCAGTCAATTTCGCCCCGACAGTCGATGTGAACAACAATCCGGACAATCCTGTCATTGGGGTGCGGTCTTTTGGAGAAGCGCCAGAGCAGGTAGCGCGGTTTGGGGAGGCCGCCATTCAAGGCTTGCTTGCGAGTGGTGTCATTCCCGCTATCAAGCACTTCCCTGGTCATGGTGATACGAGCATCGATTCTCATGAAGCCGTTCCTGTGCTTGGGCATGATCGGACGCGATTGGATCAGGTCGAGTTGATTCCATTCCAGCGTAGTATTGCGGCAGGAGTCCCCATGGTGATGGTTGGACATATCAGTTTGCCCAGCATGGATGAGTCAGGCTCTCCTGCTACGTATTCCAAGGAGATCGTAACGGGAATATTACGTGAGTCACTCGGCTTTGATGGGGTCGCGATTACGGATTGCATGGAGATGGCAGCTATTGCGGGTACCATCGGGGTTGCAGAAGCGGCGGTTCGTAGTGTGCAGGCTGGGATCGATCTGGTGCTGGTTTCCCACACGCATGAAGTTCAGCAAAAAACGTACGATCGACTCGTTGCAGCCATTCATTCGGGGGAGCTGTCGGAGGAGCGGGTCAACGAAGCTGTAAATCGCGTTCTTCAATTAAAGAAACGATTTCTTTCCTGGGAACAGTGCTTGCGAGCAAAAGGCCCTTCCTTTGACCGTGTCCAGCATGCAGACATGGCGAAAAGTGCACTCGCCCAAGCCATAACCTTGGTGAAAAATCAACATCAGCTACTTCCTTTACAGAGAAGCACGCAACCGCTCGGTGTCATTTTTCTGGGGCTTGCCAACCTTACTTTGGCAGAGGATGGGCAAGCAGCTTCTGGCGATCTGGTCGAACCATTGAGAAAATACCGTGAAGTTGAATACTATATGATGTCGACGCTCAACCCGACAGAGGATGAAGGGGAGATGGCGGCGCATGTGATGTCAGCCACGGAGCAAATCGTCGTTTTTACGTACAATGCCCATATCTTTAAAGGCCAATCGCTGCTGGTGAATCGGCTCATTCAACAGGGGAAAAAGGTCGTGGCTGTCGCCCTGCGAAACCCGTATGATCTCTTGGTAATGCCAGAGGTGGATGCGTATCTCGCCGTTTACGACCATACGTACCAAGCCATAGAGCTTGTGGCAAACATTTTGTTCGGCGAACGAAAGGCCGCTGGACATCTTCCGGTCAGCCTGTTTCCATCGGAGAAAAAGCAGCATGGTGTGGGGTAG
- a CDS encoding GNAT family N-acetyltransferase has protein sequence MQYVPWDDQYADALCELWNQELGDRFPMRTELMRQNSFEDQNVVKAGSWIAVDAVTQRPVGFVVAKCWQERLDIQLGKGIGWIQVLLVSTAHRGQGVGRELLARAENALREQGVEKVLLGRDPYHYFPGIPDESADVKAWFERQGYHSEDRLENDLLGQYPEPAELELPEVPDGRFRLLTREDEDAFLAFLHRCFPGRWEYEAIHYFQRGGTGREFVVVELHGEIVGFCRINDANSPFIAQNVYWAPLFADGLGGIGPLGVDAEYRGRGLGLAIVEAGIVALRNRGISNIVIDWTTLVDFYARLGYRSWKQYAKYGKTFS, from the coding sequence ATGCAATACGTACCTTGGGACGATCAATATGCGGACGCTCTGTGCGAGCTGTGGAATCAGGAGTTGGGTGATCGCTTTCCCATGCGGACGGAGCTCATGCGGCAAAACAGCTTCGAGGATCAGAATGTAGTCAAAGCAGGGTCGTGGATTGCGGTAGATGCTGTGACGCAGCGTCCCGTTGGTTTTGTTGTAGCCAAATGCTGGCAGGAAAGGCTCGACATTCAGTTGGGGAAAGGCATTGGCTGGATACAGGTCTTGCTCGTGTCTACAGCTCATCGCGGGCAAGGGGTCGGGCGTGAATTGCTGGCAAGAGCAGAGAATGCATTGCGAGAGCAAGGGGTGGAAAAGGTCTTGCTGGGGCGCGATCCGTATCATTATTTCCCGGGCATACCCGATGAATCTGCGGACGTAAAAGCATGGTTTGAACGACAAGGGTATCATTCGGAGGATCGGTTGGAGAACGATCTGTTAGGCCAGTATCCCGAACCAGCAGAGCTGGAATTGCCAGAGGTACCAGATGGCCGCTTTCGACTGTTGACGAGGGAGGACGAAGATGCCTTTTTGGCCTTCTTGCATCGATGCTTTCCCGGACGCTGGGAGTATGAAGCCATTCACTATTTTCAGCGGGGAGGAACCGGACGCGAATTTGTCGTGGTGGAGCTGCACGGTGAAATCGTCGGTTTTTGCCGGATCAATGATGCTAATTCTCCATTTATTGCCCAAAACGTATACTGGGCACCTTTGTTTGCAGATGGGCTGGGCGGCATCGGTCCGTTGGGCGTGGATGCGGAGTACAGAGGACGGGGCCTGGGACTGGCGATTGTGGAGGCAGGCATTGTGGCTTTACGAAATCGCGGTATATCAAACATTGTCATCGATTGGACGACGCTGGTCGACTTCTATGCGAGGCTCGGATATCGCAGTTGGAAGCAGTATGCGAAGTACGGTAAAACATTCTCTTAA
- a CDS encoding Rieske (2Fe-2S) protein, which yields MENEKTRPIPLKDDNYTHNINRSNERSLDRRSFMKTMVGAAGLFAASTLPWGALAAKELMSSSSKSYPTQKIANLSDIKPGDAIEFAYPGEHDSALFVYVKEKEYKAYQNACTHLRCPVFWDRDEKELLCPCHHGKFDIATGNPLAGPPRRPLPEIVLQEKDGAVYAVGVKKYEEQL from the coding sequence ATGGAGAACGAGAAAACCCGCCCCATTCCGTTGAAGGATGACAATTACACGCATAACATCAATCGTTCCAATGAGCGTAGTCTGGATCGACGGAGTTTTATGAAAACAATGGTAGGAGCGGCCGGTCTTTTCGCGGCATCTACGCTGCCATGGGGAGCATTAGCTGCCAAGGAGCTGATGAGTTCATCCAGCAAGTCGTATCCCACACAAAAAATCGCGAATCTCAGCGATATAAAGCCCGGAGATGCGATTGAGTTTGCTTATCCAGGAGAGCATGACAGCGCGTTGTTCGTTTATGTGAAGGAAAAGGAATACAAGGCGTATCAAAATGCATGTACCCACCTACGTTGTCCGGTATTTTGGGACCGGGATGAGAAAGAGCTGCTATGTCCTTGCCATCACGGGAAATTTGATATTGCCACAGGTAATCCGCTCGCTGGTCCCCCAAGAAGACCACTTCCGGAAATTGTGCTTCAAGAGAAAGATGGAGCCGTATACGCTGTAGGGGTGAAGAAATATGAAGAGCAGCTATAG
- a CDS encoding DUF4183 domain-containing protein: MRRYVTQSYTVRRQCLQIVQPLGCPGIFPVKPSPTCPPCPPCPCTPGIIRTETYQYTAISDGVKNVYTNSDAVMPFSTSGILDPNEVSVMNLFINGMLQPSNLYVVQPGVVILSDIPVQGVPLILQFIKMILS, encoded by the coding sequence ATGAGGCGCTATGTCACACAGTCATACACCGTGAGGAGACAGTGTCTGCAAATCGTCCAGCCATTAGGTTGTCCCGGGATTTTTCCAGTAAAGCCCTCCCCCACATGTCCTCCCTGTCCCCCGTGTCCATGTACGCCTGGTATCATACGAACAGAAACCTATCAGTATACAGCAATATCAGATGGAGTCAAAAATGTGTATACCAACAGTGATGCTGTCATGCCATTCAGTACTTCCGGGATTCTGGATCCGAATGAAGTTTCGGTTATGAATCTATTCATCAATGGAATGCTACAACCTTCCAATTTGTATGTGGTCCAGCCGGGAGTTGTGATTCTGAGTGACATTCCTGTACAAGGGGTTCCTCTTATTCTTCAGTTCATCAAAATGATTCTCTCATAA
- a CDS encoding undecaprenyl-diphosphatase — translation MNGMEINIHYFRLINDLGKEYPALNPVSFYVAEYTVFILALSALVYWFTRKHENRIMVVCATFTFVIAELFGKVAGSLHANNQPFAELANVNQLVQKAVDNSFPSDHTILFFSFCMTYWLFRKTTGPLWMLLAVCVGLSRILVGVHYPADVIVGALISIGSALAVYIIVPRLSFVHTLLAFYEKGEQAILPTKSKTRDF, via the coding sequence ATGAATGGCATGGAAATCAACATTCACTATTTTCGCTTGATTAATGACTTGGGGAAAGAGTATCCGGCTCTCAATCCCGTGTCTTTTTACGTAGCGGAATATACGGTGTTTATTCTGGCGTTAAGCGCTTTGGTGTATTGGTTTACGAGAAAACATGAGAATCGCATCATGGTCGTTTGTGCGACATTTACGTTTGTCATCGCTGAGCTATTCGGGAAAGTAGCTGGAAGCCTTCATGCGAATAATCAGCCATTCGCAGAGCTTGCGAATGTCAATCAATTGGTACAAAAAGCGGTCGACAATTCATTTCCGAGCGACCATACGATCTTGTTTTTTTCCTTTTGCATGACCTACTGGCTTTTTAGAAAGACGACGGGGCCACTCTGGATGCTGCTTGCTGTTTGTGTCGGGCTTTCTCGCATTTTGGTAGGCGTTCATTATCCGGCAGATGTCATTGTGGGTGCCTTGATCAGCATTGGGTCTGCCTTAGCGGTCTATATAATCGTGCCGAGATTGAGTTTTGTCCATACTCTACTGGCTTTCTATGAAAAGGGAGAGCAAGCGATCTTGCCTACCAAATCGAAGACGAGAGACTTTTAA
- a CDS encoding carbohydrate ABC transporter permease, producing the protein MQKRFPLNKIVGYLFVIASALIMLVPFLTTVFNSLKTYKQYMQFPPEWLPNPTQWSNYTTVWEQANFSSYTINSLIVAILSVIGALLSSSMIAFAFARLRFPFRDTLFMIVLGTMMIPGIVTIVPQFIIFKNLGLLDTLAPLWILEWLGQPFAIFLMRQAFLNIPKDYEEAAKLDGCNPFQIYWRVFLPMCKPSLATLAVFTFMGKWNEILAPVIYLISDENFTLPIGILSLSGQYKTEDQLLVAGALISLIPILIVFLFAEKYFVEGSKTSGLK; encoded by the coding sequence ATGCAAAAGCGTTTTCCACTCAATAAAATCGTCGGATACCTGTTTGTCATAGCGAGTGCGTTGATTATGCTGGTACCGTTTTTGACGACTGTGTTTAACTCGCTGAAAACCTACAAGCAGTACATGCAATTTCCGCCAGAATGGCTGCCCAATCCAACACAGTGGAGCAATTATACAACCGTGTGGGAACAGGCGAATTTTAGCAGCTATACGATCAACAGTCTGATTGTTGCGATTCTTTCTGTTATCGGGGCTTTATTGTCCAGCTCGATGATTGCCTTTGCTTTTGCCAGGCTGCGTTTTCCTTTCCGCGACACGCTGTTCATGATTGTGCTGGGAACAATGATGATCCCGGGGATCGTCACGATAGTCCCGCAGTTTATTATCTTTAAAAATTTGGGACTGCTCGACACGTTGGCTCCGCTTTGGATTTTGGAGTGGCTCGGACAGCCGTTTGCCATTTTTTTAATGAGGCAAGCATTTTTAAATATCCCGAAGGATTACGAGGAAGCGGCAAAGCTGGATGGCTGCAATCCGTTCCAGATTTACTGGCGGGTGTTTTTGCCGATGTGCAAGCCTTCCTTGGCAACACTGGCGGTCTTTACGTTTATGGGGAAGTGGAATGAGATTTTGGCGCCAGTCATTTATCTCATTTCGGACGAGAACTTTACGCTGCCGATCGGGATTTTGTCTTTGAGTGGTCAGTACAAGACAGAGGATCAACTGCTGGTAGCAGGGGCCTTGATCAGCTTGATCCCGATTTTGATCGTGTTTTTGTTTGCGGAGAAATATTTTGTGGAAGGCTCCAAAACTTCTGGATTGAAATAG
- a CDS encoding SDR family oxidoreductase, with translation MYPRYPYYSYKTTCEETPLTFPPQHQDRQPGMEYLMVPRPIFDNPDYIGSGKLRGKVAIITGGDSGIGRAVAVAFAKEGAAVAIPYLDEHIDAEETKQVVEYYGGQCLLLPGDLRDEAWCREVVRQTVACFGKVDVLVLNQGVQFPQESILQISREQLEDTFRTNLFPLFYITQEALPHLQPGSSIISTASVTAYAGHPQLVDYSATKGAIVSFTRSLSLQLVKQGIRVNAVAPGPIWTPLQVSSYSAEYITTLGVDTPMRRAGQPFELAPTYVYLASDDSGYVTGQVLHVNGGTITGT, from the coding sequence ATGTATCCGAGATACCCATACTACAGTTACAAAACTACTTGCGAAGAGACTCCCCTTACGTTTCCGCCTCAGCATCAGGATCGACAACCGGGGATGGAATACTTGATGGTCCCGCGACCGATTTTCGATAATCCTGACTATATCGGAAGCGGCAAGCTTCGGGGAAAGGTAGCGATTATAACGGGTGGAGATAGCGGGATCGGCCGTGCCGTAGCGGTTGCTTTTGCGAAGGAGGGGGCAGCCGTAGCGATTCCTTATTTGGATGAGCACATCGACGCCGAGGAGACTAAGCAAGTCGTTGAGTATTACGGAGGGCAATGTTTGCTGCTGCCGGGAGACTTGCGCGACGAGGCTTGGTGTCGGGAGGTAGTACGCCAAACGGTTGCTTGTTTCGGCAAAGTGGATGTGCTTGTTTTGAATCAAGGCGTACAGTTTCCACAAGAAAGCATTCTCCAGATAAGTCGCGAGCAACTGGAAGACACGTTTCGCACCAACCTTTTCCCCTTATTTTACATCACACAAGAGGCGTTGCCGCATTTGCAACCAGGCAGTTCCATCATTAGTACGGCTTCGGTTACTGCCTATGCCGGTCATCCGCAATTAGTTGATTATTCAGCAACCAAAGGGGCCATCGTCTCCTTTACCCGCTCCTTGTCCCTTCAATTGGTCAAGCAAGGCATCAGGGTGAATGCAGTTGCTCCTGGACCAATCTGGACTCCGCTGCAAGTATCCAGCTATTCGGCAGAATACATCACGACTTTGGGTGTCGACACGCCGATGCGTCGCGCAGGACAGCCGTTTGAGCTGGCTCCGACCTATGTCTACCTGGCCTCGGATGATTCGGGATATGTCACGGGCCAGGTATTGCATGTCAATGGTGGAACGATTACAGGGACGTAG
- a CDS encoding ABC transporter substrate-binding protein, whose protein sequence is MKKRRFLSVLGLIGLTAALLISGCSSQSSTQQGDKVELYMGYNSDPPTKKKMEEIIAKFEQSHPNIKIKTMTAPYDDFYQKLTTQIAAGNAPDLWQSDGTKVFGYAQRGAILDITDYVTKEISKEELNGLEFNKDSDGKYWGVPQGIQVGALFYNKDLFDKAGVPYPTADWTWDDLKAASVKLTLDANGKNADDPAFDKKSVKQYGFAFFGSSRGAFNILKAYGGGVLDPTLKKSIINSPENKKAVEWMVDGMQRKLFPNPADLKAFQSNFKAFLSGAVAMQIDIYAATTSMNGAGLNYDVAPMPKGPDGKRFAPVIANSWVINKKAEEEKVKAAKEWITYWTTSDEAQKEWTEVGEAIPVKKSVANSEMFLNPATKPENKKVFLDTLEFAGTIDTNAVFTEWVKVFTDNLAELFMDKYGTDDFITKTDQGIQKVLDDFFKKQ, encoded by the coding sequence ATGAAAAAGAGAAGGTTTCTCTCAGTACTTGGTTTGATTGGCTTAACCGCGGCATTGCTTATTTCCGGATGTAGCAGCCAGTCCTCCACACAGCAGGGGGACAAAGTTGAGTTGTATATGGGCTACAACTCTGATCCGCCCACGAAGAAAAAGATGGAAGAAATTATCGCAAAATTCGAACAGTCACATCCGAACATCAAAATCAAAACAATGACAGCACCTTATGATGACTTCTATCAAAAGCTGACGACTCAGATCGCGGCTGGGAATGCACCTGATCTTTGGCAGAGCGACGGGACAAAAGTATTTGGCTACGCCCAACGTGGCGCGATTCTCGACATCACCGACTACGTCACGAAAGAAATCAGCAAAGAGGAGCTCAACGGTCTGGAGTTCAACAAAGACTCTGACGGGAAGTATTGGGGTGTGCCGCAGGGCATCCAAGTCGGAGCGCTTTTCTACAACAAGGATTTGTTCGACAAAGCGGGCGTGCCATACCCTACGGCTGACTGGACCTGGGATGATTTAAAGGCGGCTTCCGTCAAGCTGACCCTCGATGCCAACGGGAAAAATGCAGACGATCCTGCTTTTGACAAAAAATCAGTGAAGCAGTACGGCTTCGCGTTTTTCGGTAGCTCACGCGGGGCGTTTAACATCTTGAAAGCGTATGGTGGTGGGGTATTGGACCCGACGTTGAAAAAATCGATTATCAACAGCCCGGAGAACAAAAAAGCGGTCGAGTGGATGGTCGACGGCATGCAGCGCAAGCTCTTCCCGAATCCGGCTGATCTAAAGGCGTTCCAAAGCAACTTCAAAGCGTTTTTGAGCGGGGCTGTAGCGATGCAAATCGATATTTACGCAGCAACAACCTCGATGAATGGTGCAGGGTTGAATTACGATGTCGCTCCTATGCCAAAAGGGCCGGACGGCAAACGCTTCGCACCCGTCATCGCCAACTCATGGGTCATCAACAAAAAAGCAGAGGAAGAGAAGGTCAAGGCCGCTAAAGAATGGATCACCTACTGGACGACATCTGATGAAGCGCAAAAAGAGTGGACAGAAGTAGGCGAAGCTATTCCAGTGAAAAAATCAGTGGCGAATTCCGAAATGTTCCTAAACCCAGCCACGAAGCCGGAAAACAAAAAAGTGTTCCTCGATACCTTGGAGTTCGCAGGCACGATTGATACCAACGCTGTCTTTACCGAGTGGGTGAAGGTGTTCACGGATAATCTGGCGGAGCTGTTCATGGATAAATACGGAACGGACGACTTCATTACGAAAACAGACCAAGGCATTCAAAAAGTTCTGGATGATTTCTTCAAGAAGCAGTAG
- a CDS encoding carbohydrate ABC transporter permease, with protein sequence MLELQTKQQAKPAVNKRKWLDSEGRWGLLLVSPYLIHFLVFVVGTSVASLYFSFSDYDILNPPKWTGLDNYAKLFEDPLFYRSLWNTVYFTILYVPAKTFLALLLAVALNQKLKGLKFFRMVHFLPVISSWTVIAYVADAVFNQRIGFANAFLTKLGIAPQNWLIDEFWVIPVLVLIAIWKSVGYMMIIFLAGLQGISSDMYEAASIDGANAWQKFWRVTVPMISGTTFLVIILNTIYSFQNFEQIFVMTGGSTEAGSTGGANNASLVLMLFMFRQAFSFFKMGYASAIAWVLFLILLAITLIQFKLQKKWVHYD encoded by the coding sequence ATGCTAGAGCTGCAAACCAAGCAACAGGCGAAGCCTGCTGTGAACAAGAGAAAATGGTTGGATAGCGAGGGGAGATGGGGATTGCTCCTGGTCTCCCCTTATCTCATCCACTTTCTCGTATTCGTCGTGGGAACATCGGTCGCGTCATTGTACTTTAGCTTTTCGGATTACGATATTTTAAATCCGCCCAAATGGACGGGCTTGGACAACTACGCAAAGCTGTTTGAAGACCCGCTGTTTTATCGCTCGTTATGGAATACGGTCTATTTTACAATCCTGTACGTTCCGGCCAAAACGTTTTTGGCGTTGCTATTAGCGGTAGCCCTGAATCAAAAGCTGAAGGGCCTGAAATTTTTCAGGATGGTTCACTTTTTGCCGGTGATCTCCTCATGGACAGTGATCGCGTATGTAGCGGATGCGGTATTTAACCAGCGGATCGGTTTTGCCAATGCTTTTCTAACCAAACTGGGCATCGCCCCGCAAAACTGGCTGATTGATGAATTCTGGGTCATCCCGGTCTTGGTTCTCATCGCCATCTGGAAATCGGTCGGTTACATGATGATTATTTTTCTGGCTGGGCTGCAAGGAATTTCTTCTGACATGTACGAGGCAGCCTCGATTGATGGAGCGAACGCTTGGCAAAAGTTTTGGCGGGTGACAGTCCCGATGATTTCCGGCACGACCTTTCTGGTCATCATCTTGAACACGATTTACTCCTTCCAAAACTTCGAGCAGATTTTTGTCATGACGGGTGGCTCTACAGAGGCAGGCTCGACAGGTGGAGCGAATAACGCCAGTCTCGTCCTAATGCTATTCATGTTCCGTCAAGCATTCAGCTTTTTCAAAATGGGCTACGCCTCTGCTATCGCGTGGGTGCTGTTCCTTATCCTGCTTGCCATTACGCTCATCCAATTCAAGCTGCAAAAGAAATGGGTTCATTATGATTAA
- a CDS encoding DUF4183 domain-containing protein, whose product MPIVKPYLTSLRFTSTMGAGTGTGAAFAIAATAFTTDAGAAATAFPGTFAFYNLYVNGVLQAGNTSTITTTAITIPGGDAENGGTPIVVEFVVN is encoded by the coding sequence GTGCCGATTGTTAAACCTTATCTAACCTCATTGAGATTTACGTCCACCATGGGTGCTGGAACCGGTACTGGTGCTGCGTTTGCCATTGCGGCAACTGCATTTACCACTGACGCGGGCGCTGCTGCCACAGCATTTCCTGGTACGTTTGCTTTTTACAATCTCTACGTCAACGGTGTGCTTCAGGCAGGTAATACTTCCACAATCACAACAACAGCGATCACGATTCCAGGTGGAGATGCCGAAAACGGTGGTACACCCATAGTTGTAGAGTTTGTCGTTAACTAA
- a CDS encoding hemerythrin domain-containing protein, whose translation MMQEFEGRRKLCPALEKLKDEHLALAEQMNELVHLANNLKATAEPTKRKKGLTELHELASSFRAELEKHSRREEEDLYPLMANYIEREMGPIAVMEEEHDLIHESLMSFMRIVEKEKSEPVEIEAVHTHLLKSIEILMEHFFKEESVLFPMAEYVLSDAEKEQLRVLFQA comes from the coding sequence ATGATGCAGGAGTTTGAAGGGAGAAGGAAGCTGTGTCCAGCCCTGGAAAAACTGAAAGACGAGCACCTAGCATTAGCTGAGCAGATGAATGAGCTCGTACATCTGGCAAATAACCTGAAAGCTACTGCCGAACCTACGAAACGAAAAAAAGGCTTAACAGAGCTCCATGAGCTGGCGTCCTCGTTTCGGGCGGAACTGGAGAAACACTCCAGACGCGAGGAGGAAGACCTGTATCCCCTGATGGCTAACTATATCGAACGGGAGATGGGACCGATTGCTGTCATGGAGGAAGAGCATGATCTTATTCATGAAAGCCTGATGTCGTTCATGCGAATCGTAGAAAAGGAAAAGTCTGAACCAGTTGAAATAGAAGCGGTCCACACTCATTTGCTGAAGTCAATAGAAATCCTCATGGAACATTTCTTTAAAGAAGAGAGTGTCCTCTTCCCGATGGCAGAATACGTATTGAGTGACGCAGAGAAAGAGCAGTTGCGAGTACTGTTTCAAGCTTAG